From Nguyenibacter vanlangensis, one genomic window encodes:
- a CDS encoding nucleoside hydrolase, with protein MRGPFPEFRVLGGLLLACLAMGSARVPARAAEPSLVIMDNDFAGPGGTNMQSVIPLLGAPGVRVLGLTVTVGDGWENAEVAHLLRLLELAGVQGVPVVPGATAPLVNSRPRLLAWEKANGVMPWKGAWRGDAPDSQPPVPPLREGAPAGRPAGETAALFLIRQVHAHPHQVTIVAAGPMTNLALAIRLDPEFAGLCRQLVFMGGLVDGNLGQVTASADYYTDFNLMFDPEAADITLTAAWPKIVSVGGVANPLRMTPEILARATRHAGGLSRYLTQYYHPQPMWDELAAAIAVDPAIVTGSVSAYMDVDLAHGPNRGYAHVWPEQTRPHMGERPVEIVTAIDRARFVADFADAAGRIAP; from the coding sequence ATGCGCGGTCCGTTTCCTGAATTTCGCGTGCTGGGGGGCCTGTTGCTGGCGTGCCTGGCGATGGGGTCCGCCAGGGTGCCGGCCAGGGCGGCCGAGCCGTCCCTGGTGATCATGGACAATGATTTCGCCGGGCCCGGCGGCACGAACATGCAGTCGGTCATTCCGCTGCTGGGCGCGCCGGGGGTGCGGGTGCTGGGCCTGACCGTGACGGTCGGCGACGGGTGGGAGAATGCCGAGGTCGCGCATCTGCTGCGGCTGCTGGAACTGGCCGGGGTGCAGGGCGTGCCGGTGGTGCCGGGTGCGACGGCGCCGCTGGTCAATTCGCGCCCGCGCCTGCTGGCCTGGGAGAAGGCCAACGGCGTGATGCCTTGGAAGGGCGCGTGGCGGGGCGATGCGCCCGACAGCCAGCCGCCCGTGCCGCCCCTGCGCGAGGGCGCCCCGGCCGGCCGGCCGGCCGGCGAGACGGCGGCGCTGTTCCTGATCCGCCAGGTGCATGCCCATCCGCACCAGGTGACCATCGTGGCGGCCGGGCCGATGACCAACCTGGCGCTGGCGATCCGCCTGGACCCGGAATTCGCCGGGCTGTGCCGGCAACTGGTCTTCATGGGCGGGCTGGTGGACGGCAATCTGGGCCAGGTGACCGCCAGCGCCGATTACTATACCGATTTCAACCTGATGTTCGATCCCGAGGCCGCCGACATCACGCTGACGGCGGCGTGGCCGAAGATCGTTTCGGTGGGCGGGGTGGCGAACCCGCTGCGCATGACGCCCGAGATCCTGGCGCGGGCGACGCGGCATGCCGGCGGGCTGAGCCGCTATCTGACGCAATATTACCATCCCCAGCCGATGTGGGACGAACTGGCGGCGGCGATCGCGGTCGATCCCGCGATCGTCACAGGCTCGGTCTCGGCCTATATGGATGTCGACCTGGCCCACGGGCCCAATCGCGGCTATGCCCATGTCTGGCCGGAACAGACGCGCCCGCACATGGGCGAGCGGCCGGTCGAGATCGTCACCGCCATCGACCGGGCGCGTTTCGTTGCGGATTTCGCCGATGCCGCAGGGAGGATTGCGCCGTGA